From the Verrucomicrobiota bacterium genome, the window CATGCCGGTCAGCGTGCCGGGATGCTGCCACGCGGACTGCGCCCGCTCGCACAGCGCCGTGCCGCTGCGTTCGTCAAAGGTGTAATACGCGACCAGCCCGGTCTCCGTGCCGCTCTGCACCCGATGCAGGTTCTCCCGTATCTCCTGCTGGCTGCGGGCCGTGTTCCAGATACGGACTTCGTCCATGCGGCCGTTAAAGTAACTGCCGCCTAGATCCGAGCCGAGGCGCACCGGATCGGTGTTGAGGGAGATGACCTGTTTCGTCCCGGTGAGCGGGACGGCCGTGCCGTAGATGTAGAGGGTCTGGTTCGTGCCCGCCTTGACGGCGGCCAGATGATACCAGTAACCGGCCGCCAGCCCCAGGCCGGCGGTGGTCTGTCCGTTGAATTCCACTTCCGTGCCGTTCAGGCGGAGATACCAGCCGTTGGCGGCGGAGGTCTGGTATTTGCTGACCAGCCCCTGTAAGCCGGTCACGCTCGCGGGCTTGAACCAGAGTTCGAGGGTATGGGTGTCTTTCAGGCCCAGCTCGGTGGCCGAGGGAATCTCCGCATACTGGCTGGAACCGTTCAAGACCAGCGTGTTGCCGGGGGGGAGCAGGGTGGACGGAGCCCGCGCCACGAAACTGCGCTGGTTGCCGTAGATCGTGTCGGACGCCGTGGCGGCCCAGGCGCGGACGTAATAGGTCTGGCCCTCGGTCAGGCCCGTGAGCGTGGCGGTGAACGCGCCAATGCCGCTGCCGTTCGCGGTGCCGGGGTCGGCCCGCGTCGGCGTGCCGCTGGTGTTCCAGCAGAGGCCCCGCGCCGTGACAGGCGCGTCGCCAGCCGAAACCACGTTCCCGCCACCCTGGGCGCCGGTGGCGGTGATGTTGGTGAGGCCGGCGGTGGTGATGACCGGCAGGTTCGGGACCGCCAGGGAGGCTTCCGCGGCCCACGCGCCGCCCGCGTAGGAGGTGTCAATCGCCTGCACGGACCAGTAGTAGGTGTGCCCCTGCGGCAGGGTGAGCGTCCGCGTGCGGTTCTTGCCCATGTTCCCCAGGGCCGGCACGTAGCGGCAGCCGTTGGTCGTGTTCGCCGTGCCGGAGAGGATATCGTCCCTGCCCGGAGCGGTGCCGACGCGCAGGTTGTAGGAGAGGCCGGCCGCCGGGGTCTGGCCGTCGGACGCCGCGCCCCAACTGAAGACGACCGCGCCGTTATTGATGGCGGCAGTGAGGCTGCCGGGGGCAGTGGGGGGCGTGATGAGGGTGGTTGCGCCGTTGTTGTGGAAAACGCGGCTTTGATAAGAATTGATCACCAGGTCCAGCCTGCCGTCGCTGTCAATGTCGGACCAGCCAGCGAAATCGGGAGTCAATGAATCATTCAAAGAGGCATCCAGTCCGGTTTCGATGAAGCCGAAGGTGTTGTCGCCGTTATTCCTGTAGAGGAGGAATGGGTCTCCCGTTGTATCCGTTACGGTATCGCCAGAGAGCGCCAGATCGAGCCGTCCGTCGTTGTCATAGTCCCCCCACGCACAGCCCCCATTGGCGCTGCCGGTCAGGCCGGCATTGATGTCGCTGAAGGTGCCGTTGCCGTTGTTGTGATAGATTCGGGTAATGGCGCCGCTTGGGTCGTTATTGGTCGTGCCGTTCAGCACCAGGTCGAGATAGCCGTCGTTGTCGTAGTCCCCCCACGCCACACTGCTGGTTTTCACGCCCGGCAGACCGGCGTTGCTATCGCTGAAGGTGCCGTCGCCGTTGTTGCGGTAGATGCGTGCGACGTAGTTTGGAGACTTGTAGCCGGTCAGAACGAAATCCAGTTTGCCGTCGTTATCATAATCCGCCCACGCCACCGCGCCTTGCTGGAGACCCGGCAGGCTGACGCCGCTGTCGCTGAAGACGCCGTTGCCGTCGTTGTGGTAGATGCGGGTGATGTTGTTGCCACTGGCTTCACCGCTCAGAATCAGATCGAGCCGGCCGTCGTTGTCATAATCGCCCCACGCCCCACTAGAATAGCGGAGGCCGGGCAGACCGGCGTTGATGTCGGTGAAGGTGCCGTTGCCGTTGTTGCGGTAGATGCGGGTGATTCGGGTGGAAAGGTCGCTCATCAAACCAGCCATGACGAAATCCAGGTAGCCGTCATTGTCATAGTCCCCCCAGGCCACGATGCCAGAAGCGACTCCAGGCAGGCTGATGCCGCTGTCGGTATAGGTGCCGTCGCCGTTGTTGCGGTAGATCCGGGTGATTCGGGTGCTGGTTCCGCCCAGCAATCCCGCCAGCAGGATATCCTGTTTCCCGTCCCGGTCGTAGTCGCCAATTGATGCGCCACTGTTCCCATAACTGTTAATCACTGGCAGCCCGGCAGCGGAGGCGGTGAAGTAGTTGAGCGCAAAGGTGGCCGTGACCGTGCCGTCCCCGGTGATGGGGCCGGTGGTGACGGTGTAGGTGGTGACCGCATCGCTGCTGTTGCTGTAGCTGATGCCGCAGCCGGTGACGCTCGCCACATGGTAGCCGCTGTCCGCGTTGAACCTGAACGATATGGCTTCGTTGTCGAGCACGTTTTGTGGCGACGAGTAGTTTGAGTTAAGAGTGCCGTTGGCGCCCGCCGAGGCGGTGACGGTGTGAGTCCACCGGGCATAGAGGGTGGTGTCGCCGGTGATGGTGAAGGTTGCGCCGACGGCGTATATGGTGTCGTGGCCGTTGGCGGCTTTGCACCATTCGTTCAAATGGAAGCCGGCCTTTGTCAGACTGCCGGTGTTGCCGAGCACCGTGACCGTGCTGTTGCCGAAATAGGGACTGCTGCCGTCAATCGGCGCGGTGCCGCCGTCGTTGCCGTTGCCGTTGTAGGTGACGGTGTAGAACGGCAGCACGCCCAGCGTGTAGTAAGTACCATTGGTGATGGCCTGGCCGGCGACCAGGAAATACGGGGCGCTGTAAGTCCCCGCCAGCGCCGTCGCGCCGCTGGCGAAGGTGCCATCGGCATCCGCGAGCAGGCGCAGCCCCGCGCCCGTGCCGAGGCCGCTCAGGCCGGTGGTGTCAATCTTAAGGTCGCCGGCGGTGCTGCCGCTCACTTCGGCCCGCCAGACGCGGGTCAGGCGGCTGCCGATGCCGGCGGGGAGATCAACGGCCTGCCAGGCGTCAGCCGCGTTGTCATGGCCGAAGACGACGAAGTTGGTGCCGGAGGCGACGGCGTTGGTGAGGCTGAATCGGGCCGAGACCAGCGAGTTGGTTTGCGCGAGCCACGCGCCGCGCAGGCTCGTGCGGTCGGCGATCAGGTTGGCGCAGGGAATGGTGCTGTTGGTCCACACCGGGCCGCTGACCAGCGAGCCGGTGTTGGCGTTGGTCGTCAGGTCGGGCAGCACCGTGCCGGCGTTGGTGTTGAACTGATAATACGCGACCAGGTTGCTTTCGGCACCCGTGAGCTGTTTGTGCATGGCGTCCTGCACGGCGGCCTGGGTGCGGGCGGCGTTCCAGAGGCGCACCTCGTCCATCTGCCCGGCGAAGTAGCGGCTGCGATAATCGCAGCCCAGGCGCACTTCGTCGCTGTTGGCGGCCACGGTGGTGGCGGTGCCGGTGATGGTCTTCTCCACGCCGTTGACGTAGAGGTGGCGCGTGCCGTTGCTGTTGACGGCGGCCACATGATACCAGCGGTTGGATTGGAGGTTCAGTCCGCTGGTCACCAACTGGTCAAAGTCCAAGTCCGAACCGTTCAGGCGCAGCAGGAAGCCGGAGGCGCCGGACGTCTGGTATTTGCCCATCAGTCCGCGCAGGTTTCCGGCAGCGCCGAAGCTGTCCGCCTTGAACCAGCATTCCAGCGTGTAATTGTTGGTCAGGTCCAGGCTGTTCGTGTCCGGGATGTTGACATAGGCATTCGTGCCATTGAAGGACAGCGCATTCCCCGGCGGGGTCATGGGCGTGGTAAAGGATCGTTCGTTACCGTAGTTGGTGCCCGCACTGTTCACCGCATAGGCGCGGACGTAGTAGGTCGTGAACGGTGCCAGGCCCGTGAGGCTGCTGGTGAAGCTCCCCATGCCGTTGCCATCGCTGGTGTGGTTGCCGGCGGCGGTGGGACCGCTGGTGGTACTCCAACAAACGCCCCGCGCGGTGACGGTCACGCCGCCGTCATCGGTGACGCTGCCCCCGCTGAGCGCGGTCGTTGGCGACACGTTGGTCACCGTCGCTGTAGTGAGCACGGCAAGGGCGCCGAGGCGGGCCAGGGTGTAATAGGACCCGTTTTGCAAGGTCTGAGCGGTGACGGTGAACACGGGGCTGCTGAAGGTGCCGCCGACCACGGTGGCATTGGCAAACGTGCCGTCGGCGTCCGCCAGCAGGCGCAGTTCCGACCCCGTGCCCAGGTTGGTCAGGCCGGTCGTGTCGAAGCGCAAGTCGCCGGTGGCGCTGCCGAGCAATTCCGCCCGCCACACGCGTTCGAGACGCCAGCGGAGGGTGGCGGGCACATCGCCGGTGTTCTGTTGGCCAACCGTGGCGTTGTTGTGGCCTAAGACGGCGTAGTTCGTGCCGTTCACCAGGGTGTTCGACACGGTTAGCATCGCGGAGGCCAGCGAGGTGGTTTGCGCCAGCCATGCGCCGCGCAGGTTGGTGGCGTCGGCCACGAGGTTTGCGCACGGGAACGTGCTGGCGGCCCAGCCGACATTGGCCAGGCTGGTGAAGTTCGCGCCGTTTACCAGGTCATGCACCACCGAACCGCTGCCTTCGTTGCACGGGTAGTAGGCGATCAGGTTTGTCTCGTTTCCGGCAAGCTGACGATGCATCGTGTCGCGGAGTTCGGTTGGCGTCCGGCCCGAATTCCAAATGCGCACCTCATCCAGCCGGCCGTTGAGATACTCCGAGGAACTGCCCAGCGTGATCCCGCCGCTATTGGTGGCCAGCACCATGCCGGCATAGTTGGCGTTGGTGAGCAGGATGCCATTAAGGTAGAGGTTGATGTTCGTGCCGTCCCATACGCCGGCGACATGATACCAACGGCCAATCTGGAGCACGTTATCCACATTAAGCCCGCGCAGTGTGCCGTTGAGATTGAAGTAGGTGTGCAACCGCCCATTGTTGCCGTTGTCGTGGCGAATGACGGCCAACTCCGGTTGGATCGTGACATAGCGCGAAGTGCGGTTGGTCAGTTCATCGTGATAAACCCAGCACTCCAGCGTGACCCGGTTGGCGACATTCGTGGGCAGTCCGCTGCCGGTAGCGATGGAGGAGTTGTTGAAGTCGAGCGCATTTCCAGGCGGGGCTACGAGGGTGGTAAACGATTGGACCGCGCCGTAGCTGGCACCGGCGTTGTTCGAGGCGTAGGCGCGGACATAGTACGTCTGCAAGGGGAGCAAGCCGGTGAGCTGGCTCGTGAAAGCGCCCAGGCCGGTGCCATCGGTGGTGCGGGCATCGGCGAGGGTGGGATTGCCGTTGGTGTTCCAGCAGACGCCTCGGACTGTGACCGGGTAGGCGCCTTCGTTGGTCACGCTGCCACCGCCTTGGGCCGAATTGTGTGTGACGTTGGTAACGAGGACGGTGATTACCGCCGGCAGCGCGGTGGGAGTGGTGATGGTTTGTGCTGCGCCATAAGCAACCCCCGCATTGTTCGAGGCGTAGGCGCGAACGTAGTAGGTGGTGAGCGGCAGCAGGTTGGCAAGCTGGCTGGTGAACGCGCCCGATCCTCCGCCGTCGGTAGAATGCGCATCCGCAATCGTCGGAGCGCCATTGGTGTTCCAGCAGACGCCACGGGCGGTAACGGCCGTCCAGCCTTCGTTGGTCACGTTCCCGCCGCTTTGGGCGGAGAAGGGCAGAATATTCGTCACCGGCGCGGTGGTTACCTGCGGCAAGGCGCGCGGCGTGGTGAACACCAGCTCCGCTCCATAAGACGTCCCGTTGGCGTTGGCGGCGTAAGCCCGCACGTGGTAGGTCGTTTCCGGAACCAACCCGGTGGGGCTGCTGGTGAATACGCCTGCACCACTGCCATCGCTGGTGTGACTATTCGTGGAGGTCGGAGTGCCGGTGGTATTCCAGCACACACCCCGCGCGGTGACGGGCGAAGAGCCCTCCCCAACCACCTCGCCCCCGCTTTGGACCGTGGTCGGCGTCAGGTTGGTGATGGCGGCGGTGGTGACCACAGGTAGAATATTAGCCTGCCCCAAAGTATAGTATTTTTCCACGGCAAACGCCTGGTTTGTCACCAGGAAGAGGTTATTGGTGTAGGTGCCGGCGAACAATGTGGCGCCGGCAAAGACCGCGCTATCGGACTGGATCAAGTATAGCTCGGAGCCGGCGGTGATCAGGTTGGTAATGCCCGAGCAATCGAACTGGAAACTGCCCGCTAAGGCATTCGAGCCTTCCATGGTCCAGACACGGTTGAGCCGCCAGACGCACAGCGCCGGCGCATCGTTCAGATTCTGTGTCAAGGGGCCGCCGTCGTGACCAAAGACGCGCCAATCGTAACCCGACACATTTGGGGCCGCGAGCGAAAGCAGGGAGGAATTAAGTGAGTTTGTCTGGCTTGCCCAAACCGCCCGGACGTTCGCGTTACGCGCCTGCAGGTCGGCCATGGGGACGGTGCTGGCCACCCAGAGGGGGAGCACGCCCGGGTTAACCACTTTTTCAAGGTAACCCGTATGGCCGTTCCCAGTCAGGTCGGTCGTAGTGGTGCCCGATCCCTCGTCGAAAGAGTAATAGGCGACCAATCCGGTTTCATTGCCGTCGAGCGCCTTGTGCATCGCGTCGAGAATGTCACTCTTGGAGCGGGCCACATTCCAGATGCGAGCCTCGTCCATCTGGCCGGCCAGGATGAACCGGTTATGCGCGCAGCCCAAGCGCACGGGGTCGCTATTGGGGGCCACGCTGTTCGGTGTGCCGGCCAGCGTCTGGGCCAGACCATCGAGGTAGAGGGTGCGCACACCGTTGCTATTGACGGCCGCCACGTGATACCAGCGCCCTGTTTGCAGCCCCGCCTGGGCGAGCAGCCCATCGAACGCGAGGCTTGCCCCCTGGAGACCCAAGGCGTAGCCCGGGATGGTCGCGCTCACGTGCTTGCAGATGAGGCCCTGATTCATGTAGCCAGAATCCTGCCGGAGAGCGTCGAGCTTGAACCAACATTCCAGGGTGTAGTTGGTCGTCAGGTTGAGATCACTGGTGCTGGAGATGCCTACGTCGGAATTATCGCCGTTGAACACAAGAGCGCCGCCGGGGGGGATCGGCGGAGTAGTAAAGTTCCGTTGGTCGCCGTAGTTGGTGCCATAGGTGTTCTGCGCGTAGGCGCGGACGAAATACGTGGTCGCAGGCGTCAATCCGGAGAGCGCGCTGCTGAAAGTGCCGGGGCCGGCCCCATCCATCGTCAAGCTGTTGGCGACCGTCGGCCCGCTCGCGGTGCCATAGCAAATCCCGCGCTGCGTTACTGGCGTCATTCCTTCGTCCACCACCGTGCCCCCTGTCTGGGCGGACCGATCATGGACCGCCGTCGGACCGGTGGTCTGGACGAACGCCAGGCCATAAGGCCACGCCGCCGCTCCCCAGGCCGCGTCGGTCAGGTTGACCAATGTCCCGTCATGGCCCTGTGGTGTTACGTCGGGCAGCACGGCTCCGGACACGAGGTCGAAGTTATAGCAGGCAACCAGGCCGGTCTCGGCCCCGGTGAGCACTTTGTAGAGCGTGCTCTGAATGTCCGCTTGGCTGCGGGCCACGCTCCAAATGCGGACCTCGTCCATCTGCCCCGCGAAGTAGCGGCCGCTGTAATCGCTGGCGAGGCGAAGCGGATCGCTATTGGCCTGCACTGTCTGCGGCGTGCCATGGAGAGTTTGTTCAAAGCCATTCACATAAAGGTGCCGGGTGCCGTTGGTATTGACTGCGGCCACATGATACCAGGTGTTGGTTTGAAGCCCCAGCCCGCTGGTCGTCATCTGGTCAAAGTCCAGGTCCGTGCCAGT encodes:
- a CDS encoding LamG-like jellyroll fold domain-containing protein; its protein translation is MKTMNSIRTSLPTACRRIVSALRTGLLASVLCLPLGVQAEGVTLITHGYNPSVAGSPAWITSMRNAIATNYLGGATNTGTITVTGSVGNLVATCSPWNVDLSTGTNGDIIVLLDWSAVADHLNTHVTAQSVAAAVVDKLVTGQNGQRALAELPIHLIGHSRGGGMVCELARLLGERGLVVDHLTPLDPHPLTTGDAQPLTPPTPIVDTPAAIYQNVVFADVYYQTAASPVGQYLTGAYNRQWSSVMTGGYHNNTPPYDTYADHRNILLLYQGTVNLANPLNNGEATMGTTERAAWFNSYEAAGTNTGFIYSRLNGTGNRTSSNIPVVSGDAVRAGLNNAAVFGGGGARTNLTWSLATWPNVAQLDVLTNGTALGAGTYSLTLGTTQQVRCVYLDYSNGCTVTLRVDTDRNPYNNNDAGIISTQVIATATGGAYAQFTNQWNTSAMTNGATVYVYAKVTDGTRTRYFYAPSALRFQAQAGPPAAPSDLVSAADSATQITLSWTDNSTNETGFRVETSATGTNNWTVAATVGAGVTNCIHTNLTCNTLYYYRVCATNAAGVSAYANVASSYSGFYYNFGTPYWRGLFLIYPNTDFTYPQNSTNVRVTASLAPAEITKALQVFRKDAAGCNDFSKRECIFQYDVVIVNRLVTNLYDLGGSYWFSSDYTKPELNLYAPSGTYDSVLVHWARSTIPSIGWGLGMQAGDYSNGATYGTVTEAPDSTWDSGHNVFMHEWLHGICPFYSDKGYRQPTSNSDGGSGHGYTSDNDWELYYRDMLTGKVWEDSPAPPAFTGIPAAAWRGGSIIRSNCQIQADYFSMDSTSQYHKQGTVTWQPPVANTATRGSIALGTATAADNKMYTTLRLYGTPTATCQIYVPASGAGTNDSVALALRDAATEWWANIEYGSGLTPQLSLVQNGTRQATLPLTLSNGCWYTVKVQADYTGQTLSMKAWPDGSNEPSTWQLSASLGGWKASQIGFRHYGQGAVVGDLLVTAAAPPMPSVVTSPLTNLSATSFACGGVVSNEQAAVVMNKGLVWGTSPHPTLANCVGSTDHGQTPGAFSDTVINLTAGQTYYVRAYATSGGTNSPMIFATTYGPERAFAAPTMTPPGNALSFDGISHYVSIGDANDLDLTNNYTLECWFKATSFGGLRGLVDKYQTAGSRGYFLRLTGTDLDFDQMTTSGLGLQSNVWYHVAAVNANGTRHLYVNGFEQTLSGTPQTVLANTDPLCLASDYSGRYFAGQMDEVRIWNVARAQSDIQHLMYHVLAGSEAGLVAYYNFDLAAGTVLPDAGPLAHDGALMNMPDNAWLTATWPYGAPLVTTGQPTATSPQSAQCGGNVLDEGMAAVTQRGICWSTNSTPTLADNYTMDGSGPGSFTGTMTNLAMQTTYYVRAYALNSSWTNYGKAELFVPLPTRQGNALAFNGVNNYINIADANDLDLTANYTLECWIKPSTFGGLRGLISKYQSGGANGYFLRLTGTDLDFDQMTTSGLGLQTNTWYHVAAVNTNGTRHLYVNGFEQTLHGTPQTVQANSDPLRLASDYSGRYFAGQMDEVRIWSVARSQADIQSTLYKVLTGAETGLVACYNFDLVSGAVLPDVTPQGHDGTLVNLTDAAWGAAAWPYGLAFVQTTGPTAVHDRSAQTGGTVVDEGMTPVTQRGICYGTASGPTVANSLTMDGAGPGTFSSALSGLTPATTYFVRAYAQNTYGTNYGDQRNFTTPPIPPGGALVFNGDNSDVGISSTSDLNLTTNYTLECWFKLDALRQDSGYMNQGLICKHVSATIPGYALGLQGASLAFDGLLAQAGLQTGRWYHVAAVNSNGVRTLYLDGLAQTLAGTPNSVAPNSDPVRLGCAHNRFILAGQMDEARIWNVARSKSDILDAMHKALDGNETGLVAYYSFDEGSGTTTTDLTGNGHTGYLEKVVNPGVLPLWVASTVPMADLQARNANVRAVWASQTNSLNSSLLSLAAPNVSGYDWRVFGHDGGPLTQNLNDAPALCVWRLNRVWTMEGSNALAGSFQFDCSGITNLITAGSELYLIQSDSAVFAGATLFAGTYTNNLFLVTNQAFAVEKYYTLGQANILPVVTTAAITNLTPTTVQSGGEVVGEGSSPVTARGVCWNTTGTPTSTNSHTSDGSGAGVFTSSPTGLVPETTYHVRAYAANANGTSYGAELVFTTPRALPQVTTAPVTNILPFSAQSGGNVTNEGWTAVTARGVCWNTNGAPTIADAHSTDGGGSGAFTSQLANLLPLTTYYVRAYASNNAGVAYGAAQTITTPTALPAVITVLVTNVTHNSAQGGGSVTNEGAYPVTVRGVCWNTNGNPTLADARTTDGTGLGAFTSQLTGLLPLQTYYVRAYASNNAGASYGAVQSFTTLVAPPGNALDFNNSSIATGSGLPTNVANRVTLECWVYHDELTNRTSRYVTIQPELAVIRHDNGNNGRLHTYFNLNGTLRGLNVDNVLQIGRWYHVAGVWDGTNINLYLNGILLTNANYAGMVLATNSGGITLGSSSEYLNGRLDEVRIWNSGRTPTELRDTMHRQLAGNETNLIAYYPCNEGSGSVVHDLVNGANFTSLANVGWAASTFPCANLVADATNLRGAWLAQTTSLASAMLTVSNTLVNGTNYAVLGHNNATVGQQNTGDVPATLRWRLERVWRAELLGSATGDLRFDTTGLTNLGTGSELRLLADADGTFANATVVGGTFSSPVFTVTAQTLQNGSYYTLARLGALAVLTTATVTNVSPTTALSGGSVTDDGGVTVTARGVCWSTTSGPTAAGNHTSDGNGMGSFTSSLTGLAPFTTYYVRAYAVNSAGTNYGNERSFTTPMTPPGNALSFNGTNAYVNIPDTNSLDLTNNYTLECWFKADSFGAAGNLRGLMGKYQTSGASGFLLRLNGSDLDFDQLVTSGLNLQSNRWYHVAAVNSNGTRHLYVNGVEKTITGTATTVAANSDEVRLGCDYRSRYFAGQMDEVRLWNAARTQAAVQDAMHKQLTGAESNLVAYYQFNTNAGTVLPDLTTNANTGSLVSGPVWTNSTIPCANLIADRTSLRGAWLAQTNSLVSARFSLTNAVASGTNFVVFGHDNAADAWQAVDLPAGIGSRLTRVWRAEVSGSTAGDLKIDTTGLSGLGTGAGLRLLADADGTFASGATALAGTYSAPYFLVAGQAITNGTYYTLGVLPFYTVTYNGNGNDGGTAPIDGSSPYFGNSTVTVLGNTGSLTKAGFHLNEWCKAANGHDTIYAVGATFTITGDTTLYARWTHTVTASAGANGTLNSNYSSPQNVLDNEAISFRFNADSGYHVASVTGCGISYSNSSDAVTTYTVTTGPITGDGTVTATFALNYFTASAAGLPVINSYGNSGASIGDYDRDGKQDILLAGLLGGTSTRITRIYRNNGDGTYTDSGISLPGVASGIVAWGDYDNDGYLDFVMAGLMSDLSTRITRIYRNNGNGTFTDINAGLPGLRYSSGAWGDYDNDGRLDLILSGEASGNNITRIYHNDGNGVFSDSGVSLPGLQQGAVAWADYDNDGKLDFVLTGYKSPNYVARIYRNNGDGTFSDSNAGLPGVKTSSVAWGDYDNDGYLDLVLNGTTNNDPSGAITRIYHNNGNGTFSDINAGLTGSANGGCAWGDYDNDGRLDLALSGDTVTDTTGDPFLLYRNNGDNTFGFIETGLDASLNDSLTPDFAGWSDIDSDGRLDLVINSYQSRVFHNNGATTLITPPTAPGSLTAAINNGAVVFSWGAASDGQTPAAGLSYNLRVGTAPGRDDILSGTANTTNGCRYVPALGNMGKNRTRTLTLPQGHTYYWSVQAIDTSYAGGAWAAEASLAVPNLPVITTAGLTNITATGAQGGGNVVSAGDAPVTARGLCWNTSGTPTRADPGTANGSGIGAFTATLTGLTEGQTYYVRAWAATASDTIYGNQRSFVARAPSTLLPPGNTLVLNGSSQYAEIPSATELGLKDTHTLELWFKPASVTGLQGLVSKYQTSAANGWYLRLNGTEVEFNGQTTAGLGLAAGYWYHLAAVKAGTNQTLYIYGTAVPLTGTKQVISLNTDPVRLGSDLGGSYFNGRMDEVRIWNTARSQQEIRENLHRVQSGTETGLVAYYTFDERSGTALCERAQSAWQHPGTLTGM